The Streptomyces capitiformicae genome contains the following window.
GGCCTCCGAGCTGCTCGGCGGCGGCGCGACCGCGGCCCTCGGTCCGGACACGCGCCGGGGCGTCGAGGTCGTCGCGGTCCGCACGGTCATCTCCTCCCTCGACGAGAAGCCGATCGACACGCACGACGCCTACCTGCGTCTGCACCTGCTCTCGCACCGCCTGGTCAAGCCGCACGGCCAGAGCCTGGACGGCATCTTCGGCCTCCTCGCCAACGTCGCCTGGACCTCGCTGGGCCCGGTCGCCGTCGACGACATCGACAAGGTCCGTCTGAACGCCCGTGCCGAGGGCCTGTACCTCCAGGTGACGTCCGTCGACAAGTTCCCGCGCATGACGGACTACGTGGCCCCCAAGGGCGTCCGTATCGCCGACGCGGACCGCGTGCGGCTGGGCGCCCACCTCGCCGAGGGCACCACGGTCATGCACGAGGGCTTCGTCAACTTCAACGCCGGCACCCTCGGCACGTCGATGGTCGAGGGCCGCATCTCCGCCGGTGTCGTCGTCGGCGACGGCTCGGACATCGGCGGCGGCGCCTCCACCATGGGCACCCTCTCCGGTGGCGGCAACGTCATCATCTCCATCGGCGAGCGCTGCCTGATCGGCGCCGAGGCGGGCGTCGGCATCGCCCTCGGCGACGAGTGCGTGGTCGAGGCCGGCCTCTACGTCACCGCCGGTACCCGCGTCACCATGCCCGACGGCCAGATCGTCAAGGCCCGCGAGCTCTCCGGTGCCTCCCACATCCTCTTCCGCCGCAACTCGGTCACCGGTGCCATCGAGGCCCGCCCGAACAACGCGGTCTGGGGCGGCCTGAACGAGATCCTGCACAGCCACAACTGACCATCGGCGGCCGTGACCTGCGGCCGCCGAATCGATCAATGCTCTGACCTGCTGTTGAGCTGTCGGCAGTTGTCGACGTTGGTCATCATTGAGCGCCCTTCCACGGCCCCAGGACGGCCCGGGAGGGCGCTTGTGCGTTGGGGGAGACCCTCCCCATGGTGGGGGGTTCGCTTCCCGGCGGCTGGTCAGGCGCTTAGAAGATGCGGGCATAGCCCTGGCATTCGGCCGGAGCTGCTGTCATTCGTTCCGCCGACGGCCGGGCAAGTCCGCTGGCATACAACGGCGTTGCCGTCACCGCTGCTGTCACTGCCGTGGTGGCACACTTGGCCAGCCGTTGATCCGGCGGCGGCTTCGCTCCTGCGGGCGATCATTGAGAGTTGAGCCGTGTCCGGGCCGTACGGAGCGACCGGTGAAGCCGGTGGCGTGACTCAGAGGTGCGCGTGGAGTCGTGGCGCGGAGCCGCGCCTGTGGGAAACCCCCGCCGGCTCCGCCTGCGGCTGTTCTCCGCCGGTGCCCAAGTGGTCACCACCGGCCCGCCGCCGCACTCTTCGCCTCGCGAAGCATTGGCCTTTCACCAGCGTGATCACAGTCACCCTGGCACGGCTGGTACTCCAGTTGCAGTTCGCTATCGCCGCTGGTCAGGAGCCTGTTTCCGAGTGTAGCGAGCTGACGGTCCGTCATGTGGCGGGAGTTCGTGACCGGCGGTGCGCGATCGCTGTTGTTCTGATCGTGCAAGAAGATGTGTGCCCTGATGTGTGGGCGGGAGAGCTGGACGAGGTGCTGTTGCGGGTTGGCCACCGGTTCGGGCGGGCTGATCTTCGGCGGCGGATGCGGGACTACGTGCGGGCATTGCTTGGGCCTGTTGGTCGGAAGAACAGCTGGCAGCTTGCTGAGTACACAGGTCACAGTGCGCCTCATGGGTTCCAGAACCTTCTCAGCCGTGCACTGTGGGACGCGGACTCAGTCCGCGACGACGTGCAGGCGTATGTGGTCGAGCGGCTTGGCGAGCCTGACGGTGTGCTGGTCATCGACGAGACAGGGTTTTTGAAGAAGGGCGACACGTCGGCCGGCGTGCAACGGCAGTACTCAGGCACTGCGGGACGCACCGAGAACTGCCAGGTCGCGGTTTCGCCGCGTATGCCTCCCGACGGGGCCGGACGCTGGTGGACAGGGAGTTGTATCTGTCGAAGTCCTGGACGTCCGACCGTGAGCGGTGCCGGGCGGCAAAGGTGCCGGACAGCCGTGGTTTCGCCACCAAGACCGAGCCGGCCCGGACTCTGGTCGCCCGGGCGCTGGCCTCGCCGCTGCCCATCTCCTGGGTGACCGCGGATGCCCTCTACGGTCAGGACTGGCACTTCCGCCGCATGCTTGAGGAAGCCGGCCTCGGATTCGTCGTGGCAGTGCCGAAGTCGCAGCAGATCAAGTCCCTCGCCGGCTGCTGGCGCATCGAGCAGCTCATCGGCGACGCACCCGACGATGCATGGGAGCGGCTCTCGTGCGGGGAAGGCGCCAAAGGTCCCCGCCTATATGACTGGGCAGCCGCTCAGCTTCCCGCCGTCCCGTTCTTCGACGGCGACGAGCCCAGCCATCACAGGTGGGTCATGGCCCGCCGTAGCATCTCGCGTCCGGACGATATCGCCTACTACCTGGCCCATGCTCCCACAGGCACCTCCGTCGGCGAGCTGGTCGAGGTCGCAGGAAGCTGCTGGGCCATCGAAGCCTGTTTCCAGAGCGCGAAGAACGAGTGCGGCCTGGACCAGTACGAGGTCCGCCGGTACATCGGCTGGTACCGGCACATCACACTGGCCATGCTCGCCCACGCCTTCCTCGCCGCTATGGCCGCCAAGGGCGGAACGGAAAGGGGGGCCGCAGAAACGGATCAGCCCTCGCGCCCCTCGCCTTGGCAGAAATCCGAAGGCTCATGGCAACTTGCCGCCCCAGGGCAGGACACCACCGGCACATTGATCAGGTACTGACATGGTCCCAGTGGCGGCGCCGTCACCAGGCAACTGCCAGACGCTGCCACTACAAGCGTCGCACCGCCGGTCGCGAACTCCCGCCACGTGACGGACCGTCAGCTCGCTACACTCGGAAACAGGCCCCTGGCCAGCGGGATAGCGAACTGCAACTGGAGTACTAGAAGCGCCGCACGCCGCTCAGACCCGATAATCTGACGACACGCCAGACACGTCCCGCTACCCATTGTGTGCGCGACATAACATCCCGTGAGGAAATGATCGACACCCGCGGGCTGCAGAAGGCGAGAGAAATGATTGCACGAAGAGGCGTGCTCGTAGCCGGGGCCATTGGCGGGACGGCCCTGGTCCTTCCAAGCTCTAATGGGGCGGTGGCACTCCCGAATGGGACCGTGGTGGCCCCGGGGGCCGGATCTGTCGGCAAATTCCCAGTCCCCACCCTGGACCCCACAACCATCCCGAAATACGTCACCGACCTGGTGATCCCGCCGGTGATGCCGATGGCTCGCCACTCGCAGCGTCACGACATCGACACTTACGTCATCGGCGTCCGGCAGTTCAGCCAGCAGGTATTGCCGCCCACTCTGCCGTCCACCACCGTATGGGGATACGGCTCACTCGGGGACAACAACACCTTCAACTACCCGTCGTTCACCATCGAGGCCAGGGTCGATCAGCCTGTCCGGGTCACCTGGGTGAACGATCTCGTCGACGACCAGGGTCGTTTCCTCCCGCACCTGCTGACGGTCGACCCCACCCTGCACTGGGCGAACCCGCCCGGCGGCAATACCGGGCGCGATTCCCGGCCGACGTTCACCGAGACGCCGCCTCCGTATGATGGACCCGTGCCGATCGTCACTCACCTGCACGGTGGGCATTCCACCGAGGAGAGCGACGGCTACGCCGAAGCGTGGTACCTGCCATGCGCGAACAACATTCCTCCTGGATTCGCCACCGTGGGCTCGTTCTACAACGAGTTCCGGGAGGAGTTCGCCGATGAGCACGGCCTGAAGTGGGAGCCGGGTACCGCGACCTTCCAGTACGCCAACCGCCAGCGGGCGGCGACCCTCTGGTTCCACGATCACACCCTGGGTATGACCCGGCTCAACGTGTACGCCGGGCCAGCCGGGTTCTATCTGCTGCGCGGCGGCGAGTGTGATCTGCCCAAGGGGGCTCTGCCCGGGCCGGCGCCCGCCTTCGGCGATCCACCGGGCACGCGGTACCACGAGATCCCCCTGGCCATCCAGGACCGCTCGTTCAACTCAGACGGCTCGCTGTTCTACCCCACGAGCCGGGAATTCTTCGACGGGTTCCCAGGGCCGTACATTCCCACCACCGATGTATCGCCCTACTGGAACCCCGAATTCTTCGCCAACACCATGGTGGTCAACGGTCGGACATGGCCGAAGCTCGAGGTCGAGCCGCGCCGCTACAGGCTGCGCTTCCTCAACGGATGCAATGCCCGGTTCCTGATCCTGAAGATCGCGGACAATCCGACCGCCCGGCCGGCCCAGTCGGCTGTACCGTTCTGGCAGATCGGCAACGAGGGCGGGTTCCTGCCCGCACCGGTGCAGCTGGAGCAGCTGCTGTTGGCCAACGCGGAGCGGGCCGACGTCATCGTCGACTTCACCGGGATTCCGGAAGGCACCGAGCTGTACCTCATCAACGAAGGACCGGACGCGCCCTTCGGCGGCCGGGGCGTTCCCTTCGACGCGGCGGATCCGGACACTACCGGGCAGGTGATGAAATTCGTGGTCGGCCCGCTGGTGAGCAAGGACAAGAGCGTCCCGCCGGACAAGCTCAAGTTGCCCAAGATCAGGCCACTCGGCTCGGCGAGCGTCACCCGCCGGCTCTCCCTCAACGAGGTGACCTCAACCAACGTCCCCCCAGTGCTGCCTGACACACCGGTCGAGACCTTGCTCGGCACGGTCGACTCCGCCGGCAATCCGGTGCTGCTCGGCTGGGCCGACCCGGTCACGGAGAACCCGAGGCTGAACGCGACCGAAACATGGGAGCTGTACAACTTCACTGCAGACGCCCACCCGATCCACATCCACGAGGTGGCGTTCGAGGTGGTGAACCGGCAACCGTTCAATGGGCCACCCGTTCCGCCGGAGAGCTGGGAGCGT
Protein-coding sequences here:
- the dapD gene encoding 2,3,4,5-tetrahydropyridine-2,6-dicarboxylate N-succinyltransferase, with amino-acid sequence MTDTTAPRTTGAVAAGLATIAADGTVLDTWFPAPALVAEPGPSGTERLSAEQASELLGGGATAALGPDTRRGVEVVAVRTVISSLDEKPIDTHDAYLRLHLLSHRLVKPHGQSLDGIFGLLANVAWTSLGPVAVDDIDKVRLNARAEGLYLQVTSVDKFPRMTDYVAPKGVRIADADRVRLGAHLAEGTTVMHEGFVNFNAGTLGTSMVEGRISAGVVVGDGSDIGGGASTMGTLSGGGNVIISIGERCLIGAEAGVGIALGDECVVEAGLYVTAGTRVTMPDGQIVKARELSGASHILFRRNSVTGAIEARPNNAVWGGLNEILHSHN
- a CDS encoding multicopper oxidase family protein, which produces MIDTRGLQKAREMIARRGVLVAGAIGGTALVLPSSNGAVALPNGTVVAPGAGSVGKFPVPTLDPTTIPKYVTDLVIPPVMPMARHSQRHDIDTYVIGVRQFSQQVLPPTLPSTTVWGYGSLGDNNTFNYPSFTIEARVDQPVRVTWVNDLVDDQGRFLPHLLTVDPTLHWANPPGGNTGRDSRPTFTETPPPYDGPVPIVTHLHGGHSTEESDGYAEAWYLPCANNIPPGFATVGSFYNEFREEFADEHGLKWEPGTATFQYANRQRAATLWFHDHTLGMTRLNVYAGPAGFYLLRGGECDLPKGALPGPAPAFGDPPGTRYHEIPLAIQDRSFNSDGSLFYPTSREFFDGFPGPYIPTTDVSPYWNPEFFANTMVVNGRTWPKLEVEPRRYRLRFLNGCNARFLILKIADNPTARPAQSAVPFWQIGNEGGFLPAPVQLEQLLLANAERADVIVDFTGIPEGTELYLINEGPDAPFGGRGVPFDAADPDTTGQVMKFVVGPLVSKDKSVPPDKLKLPKIRPLGSASVTRRLSLNEVTSTNVPPVLPDTPVETLLGTVDSAGNPVLLGWADPVTENPRLNATETWELYNFTADAHPIHIHEVAFEVVNRQPFNGPPVPPESWERGFKDTVIAYPGEITRVKATFDHPGRFVWHCHIVEHEDNEMMRPYQIGGRHKKDH